In Limisalsivibrio acetivorans, one genomic interval encodes:
- a CDS encoding ABC1 kinase family protein, with product MIKPLRPARLRAYIQALGASFIKLAQVLATRADFFTEEYLDELRGVHDDIPKMSHEDFRKVYEKAFGERDPFKTFLENPIASASIGQVHHAVLMDGTEAAVKLRRYDIEKIIRADIKILRFFNRIFKPLFSEYTKNSIEGVIEEFTNMITREVDLYVELQNMKKFAETYPNSGIRYPEPYDKYCSSDALVMSFEHGFRFDDRRVLERLNVSFEEVMEKLIYFYTDQMLVNGFFHADPHPGNLMITPDGELILLDFGMVKRISERTRKSIIEIIKAANERDFETYIKACKKLGIIGVDAPDNLLQEVAERMFDIFSNETLDAKSMQTLAFEVLNSVKNLPFKLPQEAIYIMRVSSIIEGLGTNYIDNFNGIKDILPVLKENMPRALGIDDKFIEFLKGEAIEVPFTLRKMKKIINDVSDNSLEIKISKESIDYIREKSRSYYRPIVNGAMLVVVGFFVVFLGFDKSEYVGSAFFFVGMLRVFFAI from the coding sequence ATGATAAAGCCCCTGAGGCCGGCAAGGCTCAGGGCTTATATTCAGGCACTGGGTGCGAGCTTTATAAAGCTTGCCCAGGTGCTTGCTACCAGAGCAGATTTCTTTACAGAAGAATACCTTGATGAGCTTCGGGGTGTGCATGACGACATCCCGAAGATGAGCCATGAGGATTTCCGCAAGGTTTATGAAAAGGCCTTCGGGGAGCGGGATCCGTTCAAAACATTCCTCGAAAACCCCATTGCCAGCGCATCCATAGGGCAGGTGCATCATGCTGTACTAATGGATGGAACCGAGGCCGCCGTTAAGCTCCGCCGTTATGATATTGAGAAGATTATACGGGCGGACATTAAGATTCTGCGTTTCTTTAACCGTATTTTTAAGCCGCTCTTTTCGGAGTATACGAAGAACTCCATAGAAGGGGTGATCGAGGAATTTACTAACATGATCACCCGGGAAGTGGATCTGTACGTCGAACTCCAGAATATGAAAAAATTCGCTGAAACATATCCCAACAGCGGGATACGGTATCCGGAGCCTTACGATAAATACTGCAGTTCCGATGCCCTTGTTATGAGCTTTGAGCATGGTTTTAGGTTTGACGACAGGCGTGTACTTGAGAGGCTCAATGTAAGCTTCGAAGAGGTTATGGAGAAGCTGATCTATTTCTATACGGATCAGATGCTTGTAAACGGCTTCTTCCATGCGGATCCCCACCCGGGTAACCTTATGATTACACCGGATGGAGAGCTTATTCTGCTCGATTTCGGCATGGTGAAGCGTATCTCAGAGCGTACCAGGAAATCCATAATCGAGATTATCAAGGCTGCAAATGAAAGGGATTTTGAGACCTATATCAAAGCGTGTAAGAAGCTCGGCATCATAGGTGTGGATGCACCCGACAACCTTCTGCAGGAGGTTGCAGAGCGGATGTTCGATATCTTCTCCAATGAAACGCTTGATGCAAAGAGCATGCAGACATTAGCCTTTGAGGTTCTGAACTCGGTGAAAAACCTCCCCTTCAAGCTTCCTCAGGAGGCGATATACATAATGCGTGTGAGCTCCATCATAGAGGGGCTGGGCACCAACTATATAGATAATTTCAACGGCATCAAAGATATACTTCCCGTGCTCAAGGAGAACATGCCGAGAGCGCTTGGTATTGATGACAAATTCATCGAGTTCCTCAAGGGTGAGGCTATTGAAGTTCCCTTCACCCTTCGCAAGATGAAGAAGATTATCAACGATGTTAGCGACAACTCCCTTGAGATAAAGATCTCCAAGGAGAGTATCGATTATATTAGAGAGAAGTCCAGAAGCTACTACCGACCCATAGTCAATGGAGCGATGCTTGTTGTTGTCGGCTTTTTTGTGGTATTTCTTGGTTTTGACAAGAGCGAGTATGTTGGTTCGGCATTCTTTTTTGTTGGTATGTTGAGGGTGTTTTTTGCGATTTGA
- the cimA gene encoding citramalate synthase, whose product MARKIDIYDTTLRDGTQAEDVNFTVKDKVKIAETLSDFGIAYIEGGWPGSNPRDIEFFRSVKDSNVPIDKVAAFGSTRRAARTCDTDENLQALLEAEVPNLTIFGKTWDLHVTEALKLELPQNLELINDSVAYLKTKVDKVFYDAEHFFDGYKANRDYAIQTLKAARDAGADCLVLCDTNGGTMPFELADILDDVKSELGDYPLGIHCHNDSDCAVANSTIAVEKGIVQVQGTVNGYGERCGNANICSVIPNVQLKLGHECVPPEKLSDLRVVSRFVNELGNLKHNIHQPYVGRSAFAHKGGVHVSAILKNSRTYEHIEPELVGNTQRVLVSDLSGRSNLIYKAKDFGLDIDSKDPKIAEVVEQLKELENKGFQYEGAEASFELLMRKTMGKFEPFFDSLSFRVIDEKRSKGEQPHAEATVMLKVHGEAEHTAATGNGPVNAIDNAIRKALSKFYPNLEEMTLVDFKVRILTSGTGTKALTRVLIESKDGKDVWGTVGVAHNIIEASYQALIDSIEYKLLKDRDNGV is encoded by the coding sequence ATGGCTCGTAAAATCGACATATATGACACCACCCTGCGGGACGGAACCCAGGCGGAGGATGTCAACTTCACCGTTAAGGATAAGGTGAAGATAGCCGAGACACTCAGTGATTTCGGCATAGCATACATAGAAGGGGGATGGCCAGGTTCCAACCCCAGGGATATCGAGTTCTTCCGCAGTGTGAAGGACTCAAATGTCCCCATAGATAAGGTTGCGGCCTTCGGAAGTACAAGAAGGGCGGCGAGGACATGCGATACCGATGAGAACCTTCAGGCTCTGCTTGAAGCGGAGGTTCCCAACCTCACCATCTTCGGCAAAACATGGGACCTCCACGTAACCGAAGCGCTTAAGCTTGAGCTTCCCCAGAACCTTGAGCTTATCAATGATTCTGTGGCATACCTTAAAACCAAGGTGGATAAGGTATTCTACGATGCAGAGCACTTCTTCGACGGCTATAAGGCGAACAGGGATTACGCAATCCAGACCCTCAAGGCTGCAAGGGATGCCGGTGCGGACTGCCTCGTTCTCTGCGATACAAACGGCGGAACCATGCCCTTTGAACTTGCAGATATCTTAGACGATGTTAAATCCGAGCTGGGGGATTATCCCCTGGGTATCCATTGTCATAACGACAGCGACTGCGCCGTTGCCAACTCCACCATAGCTGTGGAGAAGGGGATCGTGCAGGTACAGGGTACGGTGAACGGATACGGGGAGCGGTGCGGTAATGCGAACATCTGCTCTGTAATCCCTAACGTACAGCTTAAGCTGGGGCATGAATGCGTACCGCCGGAGAAGCTAAGCGATCTGCGTGTGGTTTCAAGGTTTGTTAATGAGCTTGGCAACCTTAAGCACAACATACATCAGCCCTACGTAGGACGTTCCGCTTTTGCCCATAAGGGCGGTGTGCACGTGAGTGCAATCCTTAAGAACTCAAGAACCTATGAGCATATTGAACCGGAGCTTGTGGGGAACACCCAGCGTGTTCTTGTTTCTGATCTCTCCGGCAGGAGCAACCTTATCTACAAGGCGAAGGATTTTGGTCTTGATATCGACAGCAAGGACCCGAAGATTGCCGAGGTTGTGGAGCAGCTTAAGGAGCTTGAGAACAAAGGGTTCCAGTACGAAGGTGCAGAGGCATCCTTTGAGCTTCTCATGCGTAAGACCATGGGCAAATTCGAACCCTTCTTCGACTCTCTCAGCTTCCGTGTTATAGATGAGAAACGTTCAAAGGGTGAACAGCCCCATGCAGAGGCCACCGTTATGCTCAAGGTGCACGGCGAGGCGGAGCATACAGCCGCCACAGGGAACGGCCCTGTTAACGCCATCGATAACGCAATCCGGAAGGCGCTCAGTAAGTTCTATCCCAACCTTGAGGAGATGACCCTTGTGGACTTCAAGGTTCGTATCCTTACAAGCGGAACGGGCACAAAGGCTCTCACAAGAGTGCTTATCGAATCTAAGGACGGCAAGGATGTTTGGGGCACTGTGGGTGTTGCCCACAACATTATCGAGGCGAGCTATCAGGCGCTCATCGATTCCATTGAGTATAAGCTTTTAAAGGATCGTGATAACGGTGTTTAA
- a CDS encoding aspartate kinase, whose translation MSLVVMKFGGTSVGSIERIRNVARIIAKKKEAGHDVVVTVSAMAGETDRLIGLLKEVDENYSLREYDQIVSTGEQASSPLVAQTLITMGCPAVSLTGIQIGMETDGSHSKCRIMNIKGDRIRKELAEGKVCIVAGFQGYYPPTGDITTLGRGGSDTTAVAIAAALKADVCEIYTDVDGIYSGDPRVVRKAKKMDRVSYDEMLELASLGAKVLQSRSVEFGMNYGVDIMVLSSLEEKPGTLVTKEDDEMEQVIVRGVASDKNQAKLTIRNVPDKPGIAATIFSSLAEDAINVDVIVQDVSVEGNTDLSFTVAKTDLNRAMESCRKVSEQIGAGEVLTDEEVAKVSIVGVGMRSHAGVAAKMFKVLADNNINIIMITTSEIKVSCVVEEKYSELAVRVLHEAFVED comes from the coding sequence GTGAGCCTTGTTGTAATGAAGTTCGGAGGAACCAGCGTCGGCTCCATCGAAAGAATCAGGAACGTAGCACGGATTATTGCGAAGAAGAAGGAAGCAGGACACGATGTCGTGGTTACAGTCTCCGCAATGGCAGGCGAAACGGACAGGCTCATCGGTCTTCTTAAAGAGGTCGATGAAAACTACAGCCTTCGCGAGTATGACCAGATAGTTTCCACAGGTGAGCAGGCGAGCTCCCCCCTCGTTGCGCAGACACTCATAACGATGGGTTGCCCCGCAGTTTCGCTCACAGGAATCCAGATCGGTATGGAAACGGACGGCTCACACTCTAAATGCCGCATTATGAATATAAAAGGTGACAGAATCCGCAAGGAGCTTGCCGAAGGCAAGGTTTGTATCGTTGCAGGGTTCCAGGGATATTATCCCCCCACAGGCGATATAACCACCCTCGGAAGAGGGGGCTCAGATACCACAGCCGTTGCCATCGCCGCTGCACTCAAGGCGGATGTATGCGAGATATATACGGATGTTGACGGAATCTATTCCGGCGATCCCCGTGTTGTGCGCAAGGCGAAGAAGATGGACAGGGTAAGCTACGATGAGATGCTCGAACTCGCATCACTCGGAGCAAAGGTACTTCAGTCAAGAAGTGTTGAATTCGGCATGAACTACGGAGTTGACATCATGGTGCTTTCCTCCCTCGAGGAAAAGCCCGGAACTCTTGTTACCAAGGAGGATGATGAGATGGAGCAGGTAATAGTCAGAGGCGTTGCGAGCGATAAAAATCAGGCAAAACTTACAATCAGGAACGTACCGGACAAGCCCGGTATCGCTGCTACTATCTTCAGCAGTCTTGCTGAGGATGCTATAAATGTTGATGTGATCGTACAAGATGTGAGCGTTGAAGGTAATACAGACCTCTCCTTCACCGTTGCAAAGACCGATCTTAACAGGGCAATGGAGTCCTGCCGCAAGGTTTCCGAGCAGATCGGAGCGGGCGAGGTTCTCACAGACGAGGAGGTAGCCAAGGTTTCCATCGTCGGTGTTGGAATGAGAAGCCATGCGGGTGTTGCCGCCAAGATGTTCAAGGTTCTTGCGGACAACAATATCAACATTATAATGATTACCACCAGCGAGATAAAGGTTTCCTGTGTTGTTGAGGAAAAATACTCTGAACTCGCTGTTAGAGTTCTCCATGAGGCATTTGTAGAGGATTAA
- a CDS encoding metallophosphoesterase family protein: MIKRLRFLSRRRFWKLLLVTLFSTGVLYIAFIFFIFLYFHYEIKHDPISRIPKIVIYGDTRTYHDTHRKIVEMIRSESPSVVFHTGDLMTHGWGLPDWFAFHRIEKELIKETDYYATLGNHEHNSLLYYLYFDFPGNEEYYSVDRYGIHFTVLNSTGDLSKDSEQYKWFVHDLRDHKDAAFKFVIFHHPLYSRMKVEDEMNIGESILPIMKKFKVHAVFNAHLHSYERSYVDGIHHIITAGGGAPLRGPRRENDYSKVYVRNYHYTKMYFEGDELVYKAIDIDGKEIDSLRFYPHKDPHYNLVKHKRD, encoded by the coding sequence ATGATAAAGAGATTGCGGTTCCTTTCAAGAAGACGGTTCTGGAAGCTTCTACTTGTCACGCTGTTCTCCACGGGCGTGCTTTATATAGCATTCATATTCTTTATATTTCTCTACTTTCATTACGAAATTAAACACGACCCTATTTCACGTATACCTAAGATAGTTATATATGGCGACACACGAACCTATCACGACACCCACAGAAAGATAGTCGAGATGATAAGGAGCGAGAGCCCTTCTGTTGTTTTCCACACCGGGGATCTCATGACCCATGGATGGGGGCTCCCGGACTGGTTCGCCTTTCACCGCATCGAAAAGGAGCTTATCAAAGAGACGGACTACTACGCGACCCTTGGCAACCACGAACATAACTCTCTGCTCTATTACCTGTACTTTGACTTTCCCGGCAACGAGGAATACTACTCCGTCGATCGATACGGCATACATTTCACTGTACTTAATTCAACTGGGGATCTCAGCAAAGATTCGGAGCAGTACAAATGGTTTGTGCATGATTTGCGTGATCATAAGGATGCGGCATTCAAATTCGTAATATTCCATCACCCCCTATACAGCCGGATGAAGGTTGAGGATGAGATGAATATCGGTGAATCTATTCTCCCAATTATGAAAAAGTTCAAGGTTCATGCCGTATTCAACGCCCATCTGCACAGCTATGAACGCTCATATGTTGACGGCATACACCATATAATCACGGCAGGCGGCGGCGCACCTCTGAGGGGACCGAGAAGGGAAAACGACTACAGCAAGGTATACGTAAGAAATTATCACTACACAAAGATGTACTTTGAGGGTGATGAACTTGTTTACAAAGCGATCGATATCGACGGCAAAGAGATCGACTCCCTCCGCTTCTACCCCCATAAGGACCCCCATTACAACCTGGTCAAGCATAAAAGAGACTAG
- a CDS encoding homoserine dehydrogenase: MAKQVNVGIIGYGTVGQGTLKNLFSNTNSIAVKTGLDITVKTVADLKIEEFTSDELLEKVPVKTTNGMDVINDPEIDIVVELIGGYNVAREFILAAINNRKHVVTANKALLAVHGAELFKAAQDNGVNIGFEAAVAGGIPIIRVLKEDLAANRILEISGIINGTANYILTRMETEGKEFHEVLADAQELGYAEADPTFDVEGQDTAHKIALLASIGFATLVPFEKIYVEGITSIKQVDIQFAKKLGCKIKLLAIAKRHDDDIEVRVHPTIIPETELLAQVGDVFNAVQVKGNMVGDTMHYGRGAGGEPTGSAVAGDIISIARDVAAGGDKRVPVLGFTKEYTYYFPLRDIKEIESSFYLRFSAVDQPGSMAEIAGILSKYGISISQAIQSTPQNTGEVVPLVFMTHLTEGSKVMNAVEEINNLGVVRDKTVVIRVEGLD; encoded by the coding sequence ATGGCTAAACAAGTAAACGTCGGAATTATCGGTTACGGCACAGTGGGGCAGGGGACTCTCAAAAACCTGTTCAGCAACACCAATAGTATCGCAGTTAAAACAGGGCTGGATATAACGGTTAAGACGGTTGCCGACCTTAAAATCGAGGAATTCACGAGTGATGAGCTTCTGGAGAAAGTGCCCGTAAAAACCACGAACGGAATGGACGTTATAAACGATCCCGAGATAGATATCGTTGTGGAGCTTATCGGAGGCTACAACGTGGCGAGGGAGTTTATCCTTGCCGCAATCAATAACAGAAAACATGTTGTTACAGCAAACAAAGCTCTTCTGGCTGTTCACGGTGCGGAGCTCTTCAAAGCCGCCCAGGACAACGGTGTTAATATTGGCTTTGAGGCTGCAGTGGCTGGGGGCATCCCTATAATCCGTGTCCTGAAAGAGGATCTGGCGGCAAACCGAATACTTGAGATCTCCGGTATTATCAATGGAACAGCAAACTATATCCTTACCCGTATGGAAACCGAGGGGAAGGAGTTCCACGAGGTACTCGCCGATGCCCAGGAGCTCGGCTACGCAGAGGCGGATCCCACATTCGATGTGGAGGGGCAGGATACAGCCCATAAGATTGCCCTTCTCGCATCCATAGGCTTTGCAACCCTCGTACCCTTCGAGAAGATCTACGTTGAGGGTATAACTAGCATTAAGCAGGTGGACATACAGTTTGCCAAGAAGCTTGGATGCAAGATAAAGCTCCTTGCCATAGCAAAAAGACACGATGACGATATTGAGGTGCGTGTGCACCCCACCATCATCCCCGAAACAGAGCTTCTGGCACAGGTTGGGGATGTTTTCAACGCCGTTCAGGTTAAGGGTAATATGGTGGGCGACACCATGCATTACGGCAGAGGTGCCGGTGGCGAACCCACAGGAAGCGCCGTTGCGGGTGATATAATCTCCATCGCAAGGGATGTTGCCGCAGGCGGCGATAAGCGTGTTCCTGTGCTCGGCTTCACCAAGGAATACACATACTACTTCCCGCTCAGAGACATCAAGGAGATCGAATCAAGCTTCTATCTCCGTTTCTCCGCAGTGGACCAGCCCGGTTCCATGGCGGAGATCGCCGGAATACTCTCCAAGTACGGCATAAGCATATCCCAGGCAATCCAGTCCACCCCCCAGAATACGGGAGAGGTGGTCCCCCTTGTTTTTATGACACACCTCACAGAGGGCTCCAAGGTTATGAATGCAGTGGAGGAGATAAACAACCTCGGCGTTGTACGTGACAAGACTGTTGTAATAAGAGTTGAAGGACTTGACTAA
- a CDS encoding cofactor-independent phosphoglycerate mutase, whose product MKYLVLLCDGMSDHKIEELGNKTVMEYADTSNFDYLAKNGVCGKIATAPGGLYPGSDICNLSVMGYDPHKYYSGRSPLEAGAMNIELGDRDMAFRCNLVTLTEDGKTMDDFSAHHAGNETGKRAIEALKEVFQDDDGVEFYPGVGYRHILVLRDVDFELKTTAPHDIMGKEIADHLPEGKGAERVREIMAKARVVFAGGGYERANAIWLWGEGGRPQMPLYKDLYGVEGSVVAAVDLIKGIGNFAGFRIIDVPGATGFIDTNFKGKAEYAVKALEDTDYVFVHVEAPDEAGHMGSVEEKVKAVENINSLMIPTILEGMKSFGDFRILVTPDHPTPVALRTHVNEPVPAIIYGTGVEADSNSEYTEYVDPSFFMEEGYKIAELFLKAPVIKG is encoded by the coding sequence ATGAAATATCTAGTACTGCTCTGCGATGGCATGAGCGACCATAAAATAGAAGAGCTCGGCAATAAAACCGTAATGGAATATGCCGATACATCCAACTTTGACTATCTGGCAAAAAACGGCGTATGCGGCAAGATAGCCACAGCCCCCGGAGGACTCTATCCCGGGAGCGACATATGCAATCTGAGCGTTATGGGGTATGACCCCCATAAATACTATAGCGGCAGAAGCCCCCTTGAGGCCGGTGCGATGAATATCGAACTGGGTGACAGGGATATGGCCTTTCGCTGCAACCTCGTTACACTCACCGAAGACGGCAAAACAATGGACGATTTCAGTGCCCATCATGCGGGTAACGAAACCGGTAAGAGGGCTATTGAGGCTCTCAAGGAAGTTTTTCAAGATGATGATGGCGTTGAGTTTTACCCCGGAGTGGGCTACCGCCATATACTTGTCCTGCGTGATGTGGATTTCGAGCTAAAAACCACAGCCCCCCACGATATAATGGGTAAGGAGATTGCGGATCACCTTCCCGAAGGTAAGGGTGCTGAGCGTGTACGTGAGATAATGGCCAAGGCGAGGGTTGTTTTTGCCGGCGGTGGTTATGAGCGTGCCAACGCTATATGGCTTTGGGGGGAGGGTGGAAGACCCCAGATGCCCCTCTACAAAGATCTCTACGGCGTTGAAGGTTCCGTTGTTGCAGCAGTGGATCTAATCAAAGGTATAGGCAATTTTGCCGGTTTCAGGATTATAGATGTGCCCGGAGCCACCGGGTTTATCGATACAAACTTCAAAGGGAAGGCGGAATACGCCGTTAAGGCCCTTGAGGATACAGACTACGTATTCGTACATGTGGAAGCCCCCGATGAGGCGGGTCACATGGGCAGTGTGGAAGAGAAGGTGAAGGCTGTTGAGAATATCAACAGCCTTATGATTCCGACTATCCTTGAAGGGATGAAATCCTTCGGGGATTTCAGAATTCTCGTAACGCCGGACCATCCGACGCCTGTCGCTCTGCGGACCCACGTTAACGAACCCGTTCCCGCTATAATATACGGAACCGGGGTAGAGGCGGATTCCAACAGCGAATATACCGAATATGTGGACCCATCCTTCTTTATGGAAGAGGGGTACAAGATAGCGGAGCTTTTTCTTAAGGCTCCTGTCATAAAGGGTTAA
- a CDS encoding phasin family protein, with protein MNKGDKDNELKDFFYVGLGAALMAKEKLDKEIETFMHRGKAAQDAKDKMSEEAKKKAKEFESEFDSKLKEKVQEILKELDIPTREEFEELRKKVEESK; from the coding sequence ATGAATAAAGGCGACAAAGATAACGAACTGAAGGATTTTTTCTATGTAGGTCTTGGAGCGGCTCTCATGGCAAAGGAGAAGCTGGATAAGGAGATCGAAACCTTTATGCACAGAGGTAAAGCAGCCCAGGATGCGAAGGATAAAATGAGTGAAGAGGCCAAAAAGAAGGCCAAAGAGTTCGAAAGCGAATTCGACAGTAAGCTGAAAGAGAAGGTTCAGGAAATACTCAAGGAACTTGATATCCCTACCAGAGAGGAGTTTGAAGAACTCAGGAAGAAGGTGGAAGAGAGCAAGTGA
- a CDS encoding DEAD/DEAH box helicase, with protein sequence MIDAAAGYIKSGKFGDALSYEGEIPAKGTDTEPLEIIESEIVREALRDMGINSLYSHQAESYRRVRGGDNIIVTTPTASGKTLCYNLPILEDMYHNRNVRALYLFPLKALGHDQKRGIDELLSEIPLGGGISSSVVDGDTDKQTRRKILKDPPNIIISNPDLLHYSMLVKRNDWDPFLSRVKYLVVDELHTYRGVFGTHVHNLFQRFLRLYPDVRIITSSATIGGASEFAKQLFGREFVHIDKSGAPAGRKRFMMFNPEIPPAAMANYLLKTNLEAGIKTLCFTKSRKQTETIYSRIISAEPTASRYVSSYRAGFLPEERRDIEKRFSGGELKAVISTSAFELGIDIGGVDSTILVGYPGSMMSLWQRAGRAGRKQKDSLIMLIAGRDALDQYYVKYPHLLFESGYEELTVDRDNHEINSGHLICAAYEEPLKGGEAYLENNRELAEKMVREGKLFVETDGERLFSLGSYPYRNVDLRMAGESYTLNCSGSLIATNSGRRAYTENFPGAVYLHRGSRFIVKKMDKQKREIIVEPFRGNYYTWPNTDKQTTILKDHDTALKGNLAYSFCDLRVTETLTGYSKVSEKTGEKIQDVPLEAEPIEFETKGFYIRIPEQLREEIVQKGMNFMGAIHAFEHAVISMIPTFILSSRDDIGGISYPMHPQTEASAVFVYDGYPGGVGITKRMYPDMLSLVRRTLEQVKGCDCEEGCPSCIYSPKCGSGNYPLDKPGSVFLMERLLDCDIEENCGPAREVSEEVGEKRISDEVLVYDIETKYSADEVGGWNNAHKMGVSVAVVCNMIDNTFTAYTEERVEEMIERLEAARMVFGFNNISFDNKVLSGYRKLDFRGTFIFDMLADIRTKTGKRFSLDKLAGATINAAKSADGLAALRWYKEGRLDLIEEYCRKDVEVTRDLFLFGVNKGFIHAPMKDGSVIRIPVEWGEILESYTPEGSSTE encoded by the coding sequence ATGATCGATGCCGCCGCCGGATACATAAAGTCGGGAAAGTTCGGTGATGCCCTCTCCTATGAGGGTGAGATTCCTGCCAAAGGAACCGATACCGAGCCCCTCGAGATAATTGAGTCTGAGATAGTTCGTGAAGCATTGCGCGATATGGGGATCAACTCACTGTACTCTCATCAGGCGGAGAGCTACCGGCGTGTCAGGGGTGGGGATAATATTATCGTGACTACCCCTACCGCCAGCGGGAAGACCCTCTGCTATAATCTACCCATCCTTGAAGATATGTACCATAACCGTAACGTTAGAGCGTTGTACCTCTTTCCTCTCAAGGCTCTGGGGCACGACCAGAAGAGGGGCATAGATGAACTGCTGTCTGAGATACCCCTTGGTGGAGGGATATCCTCATCGGTTGTGGACGGCGATACGGATAAGCAGACAAGACGGAAGATCCTCAAGGATCCGCCCAACATAATCATAAGTAACCCCGATCTCCTCCATTACTCAATGCTCGTCAAACGCAACGACTGGGATCCATTCCTCTCCAGGGTTAAATATCTTGTAGTCGATGAGCTTCATACCTACAGGGGTGTCTTCGGAACCCATGTACACAACCTCTTCCAGCGTTTTTTGAGGCTTTATCCCGATGTCAGGATAATCACAAGCTCCGCCACCATTGGTGGAGCCTCGGAGTTTGCAAAACAGCTCTTCGGGCGTGAGTTTGTGCATATAGATAAAAGCGGCGCACCGGCGGGACGTAAGCGGTTCATGATGTTCAATCCGGAGATCCCACCTGCGGCCATGGCAAACTATCTGCTCAAAACAAACCTTGAAGCTGGGATTAAAACCCTCTGCTTCACTAAGAGCCGCAAGCAGACCGAGACCATATATTCCCGAATCATATCCGCCGAGCCCACAGCCTCCAGATACGTCAGCTCATACAGAGCGGGCTTCCTGCCCGAAGAGAGGCGGGACATAGAGAAACGTTTCTCCGGGGGGGAGCTGAAGGCTGTTATATCAACATCCGCCTTTGAGCTGGGTATAGATATAGGCGGTGTTGACTCCACCATCCTTGTGGGCTACCCCGGTTCGATGATGAGCCTCTGGCAGAGAGCAGGGCGGGCCGGCAGGAAACAGAAAGACAGCCTTATCATGTTGATCGCAGGGCGTGATGCCCTGGATCAGTATTACGTTAAATACCCCCACCTCCTATTTGAAAGTGGATATGAGGAACTCACCGTGGATAGGGACAACCATGAGATAAACTCCGGCCATCTTATCTGTGCTGCCTATGAGGAACCCTTGAAGGGTGGTGAAGCTTACCTCGAGAACAACAGGGAGCTCGCCGAAAAGATGGTTCGGGAGGGGAAGCTGTTTGTGGAGACGGATGGCGAACGCCTGTTCAGTCTAGGCAGTTACCCCTATAGAAACGTGGATCTCCGCATGGCGGGTGAGAGCTATACCCTTAACTGCTCAGGCTCGCTTATTGCCACAAACTCCGGACGCAGAGCCTATACGGAGAACTTCCCCGGAGCCGTATATCTCCACAGGGGGAGCCGTTTCATCGTTAAGAAGATGGATAAGCAGAAGCGGGAGATTATCGTTGAGCCTTTCCGGGGGAACTACTACACATGGCCTAATACGGACAAGCAGACCACCATACTCAAAGATCATGACACAGCCCTGAAAGGGAATCTGGCATACTCCTTCTGCGATCTGAGGGTAACCGAAACGCTCACAGGCTATTCCAAGGTATCCGAAAAGACAGGGGAGAAGATTCAGGATGTTCCTCTGGAGGCGGAGCCCATAGAGTTTGAGACCAAGGGTTTCTACATACGTATCCCCGAACAGCTTCGTGAGGAGATCGTCCAGAAAGGTATGAACTTCATGGGCGCCATCCACGCCTTTGAGCACGCCGTAATATCTATGATCCCGACATTCATACTAAGCTCACGTGATGACATTGGGGGTATCTCATACCCCATGCACCCCCAGACCGAAGCCTCAGCGGTCTTTGTATACGACGGCTACCCCGGCGGTGTGGGGATAACAAAGCGCATGTATCCGGATATGCTGTCCCTTGTGAGGCGGACCCTTGAGCAGGTGAAGGGTTGCGACTGCGAGGAGGGGTGCCCCTCCTGCATCTATTCACCCAAGTGCGGAAGCGGAAACTATCCGCTGGATAAACCAGGCTCGGTTTTCCTCATGGAGCGGCTGCTCGACTGCGACATAGAGGAAAACTGCGGACCCGCAAGGGAAGTATCCGAAGAGGTGGGTGAGAAACGGATCAGCGATGAGGTGCTGGTTTACGATATCGAGACAAAATACTCCGCCGATGAGGTGGGGGGATGGAACAATGCCCACAAAATGGGTGTCTCCGTGGCCGTTGTGTGCAATATGATAGACAACACCTTTACAGCTTACACAGAGGAGCGGGTTGAAGAGATGATAGAGAGGCTCGAGGCGGCAAGAATGGTCTTCGGCTTCAATAATATATCCTTCGACAACAAAGTACTCTCCGGCTACAGGAAGCTTGACTTCAGGGGTACGTTTATCTTCGATATGCTGGCGGATATACGCACTAAAACGGGAAAGCGTTTCTCTCTGGACAAGCTGGCGGGGGCGACCATAAATGCGGCCAAAAGTGCGGACGGTCTGGCCGCTCTGCGCTGGTACAAGGAGGGGCGGCTCGACCTCATAGAGGAATACTGCCGCAAGGATGTGGAGGTAACGAGGGATCTGTTCCTTTTCGGCGTGAATAAAGGGTTTATACACGCCCCCATGAAGGATGGAAGCGTTATCCGGATCCCCGTTGAATGGGGGGAGATACTCGAAAGCTACACCCCCGAAGGGAGCAGTACAGAATAA